From a region of the Gottschalkia purinilytica genome:
- the secG gene encoding preprotein translocase subunit SecG, translated as MSTLFTILILVASVILIISVLLQNEKDPGLSGTLGGGAAESSWGRSKGKSYEALLDKLTVISAAILFISSIALAVLTK; from the coding sequence ATGTCTACACTATTTACTATACTTATATTAGTAGCAAGTGTTATTCTTATAATTAGTGTTTTATTACAAAATGAAAAAGATCCAGGTTTATCAGGTACTCTAGGTGGTGGAGCAGCTGAAAGTAGTTGGGGAAGAAGTAAAGGAAAAAGCTATGAAGCGTTACTTGATAAGTTAACTGTTATATCAGCTGCAATATTATTTATTTCTTCAATTGCATTGGCAGTATTAACAAAATAA
- the gpmI gene encoding 2,3-bisphosphoglycerate-independent phosphoglycerate mutase: protein MSENLVALVILDGWGIGEDYEGNSIMRAKTPNYRMLLENYPSTKLKASGLSVGLPEGQMGNSEVGHLNIGAGRIIYQELTRITKSIENEEFFNKKEFLEAIKNCKNNNSKLHLMGLLSDGGVHSHNLHLYALLKLAKKEGLKEVYIHCFLDGRDVPPQSAKGYIEELESKVQEIGVGKIATISGRYYAMDRDKRWDRTEKAYNALTLGEGISARTAIEAIDNSYSKDITDEFVIPSVITNNNNTPLGTIENNDSIIFFNFRPDRARQITRALVDKEFEGFERKKKVDTFFVCMTQYDKTIENVNVVYKPQSYKNTLGEYVSSLGLKQLRIAETEKYAHVTFFFNGGVEKPNEGEDRVLIQSPKVATYDLKPEMSAVEVKDEVIKRIKSKEYDFIVLNFANPDMVGHTGIIEASIEAIETVDSCLGEIVKEIVNVNGKVLITADHGNAEEMLDKETGKKVTAHTTNKVPCIVVGEGDVKLNEGILADIAPTLLDMMRVNIPKEMTGTSLIIKK, encoded by the coding sequence ATGTCAGAAAATCTAGTAGCACTTGTTATATTAGATGGTTGGGGAATTGGAGAAGACTATGAAGGCAATTCAATAATGAGAGCAAAGACACCTAACTATAGAATGCTTTTAGAAAACTATCCTAGTACAAAGCTAAAAGCAAGTGGATTATCTGTAGGATTACCAGAAGGACAAATGGGTAATTCAGAAGTAGGTCATTTAAATATTGGTGCAGGACGAATAATATATCAAGAACTTACGAGAATAACTAAAAGTATAGAAAATGAAGAATTTTTTAACAAAAAAGAATTCTTAGAAGCTATAAAAAACTGTAAAAACAATAATTCTAAACTCCATCTTATGGGGCTATTATCAGATGGTGGAGTTCACAGTCATAACTTACATTTATATGCTCTTTTAAAACTTGCTAAAAAAGAAGGTCTCAAAGAAGTATATATACATTGTTTCTTAGATGGTAGAGATGTTCCACCTCAAAGTGCCAAAGGATATATTGAGGAATTAGAAAGCAAAGTACAAGAGATAGGAGTAGGTAAAATAGCTACAATATCAGGTCGATATTATGCTATGGACAGAGATAAAAGATGGGATAGAACTGAGAAAGCATATAATGCACTTACACTAGGAGAAGGTATAAGTGCAAGAACTGCAATAGAGGCTATAGATAATTCATATTCCAAAGATATAACTGATGAATTTGTAATTCCATCGGTTATAACTAATAATAACAATACTCCTTTAGGAACTATAGAAAATAATGATTCAATAATATTTTTCAATTTTAGACCAGATAGGGCAAGACAAATTACTAGGGCTCTTGTAGATAAAGAATTTGAAGGATTTGAAAGAAAGAAAAAAGTTGATACTTTCTTTGTATGCATGACTCAATATGATAAAACTATCGAAAATGTAAATGTAGTATATAAACCTCAGTCATATAAAAATACTTTGGGAGAATATGTAAGTTCTCTTGGACTGAAACAACTAAGAATAGCAGAAACAGAGAAGTATGCTCATGTTACATTCTTCTTTAATGGAGGAGTAGAAAAGCCAAATGAAGGAGAAGATAGAGTTCTTATACAGTCACCTAAAGTAGCAACATATGACTTAAAGCCAGAAATGAGTGCTGTAGAAGTAAAAGATGAAGTTATAAAGAGGATTAAAAGTAAAGAGTATGACTTTATAGTACTGAACTTTGCTAATCCAGATATGGTTGGACATACAGGTATAATAGAGGCTTCTATTGAAGCAATAGAAACAGTAGATTCATGTCTAGGAGAAATTGTGAAAGAAATTGTAAATGTTAATGGAAAAGTTCTAATAACTGCAGACCATGGAAATGCAGAAGAAATGTTAGATAAAGAGACTGGTAAAAAAGTAACAGCTCATACTACTAACAAAGTTCCTTGTATAGTTGTAGGAGAGGGCGATGTAAAGTTAAATGAAGGAATTTTAGCTGATATAGCTCCTACACTATTAGATATGATGAGAGTAAATATTCCCAAGGAAATGACAGGAACGTCACTAATTATAAAAAAATAA
- a CDS encoding D-alanine--D-alanine ligase family protein, with the protein MKKKIGVLFGGRSVEHEVSVITGMQVIENIDKSKYEVVPIFINKDGKWLTGEELLKFDNFKNNNLKNLKEIVVTSLYNDNKIYSHPENIGFLGKKFVEDLDAVFIALHGTNGEDGTIQGVFELINIPYVSAGVVGSAVGMDKILMKDVFKSHGLPIVGYTWFFRKKWNDDKEAVISQIEEKLNYPVFVKPANLGSSVGISKAKDRDGLIESIEVAIRYDRKIIVEQSIENPREINCAVMGYDDEVKASLCEEPIGWTDLLTYEDKYVNSNSKGTKGGGRNIPADIPEDKAKEIQETAKKSFMSIDCKGNARIDFLMDKDENIYVNEINTQPGSIAYYLWEPMGISFTKLIDELIEIATKVHKEKNQNMYSYDVDLFSRVQFGGSKAKKI; encoded by the coding sequence ATGAAAAAGAAAATAGGTGTACTCTTTGGCGGAAGAAGTGTTGAGCACGAAGTTTCAGTTATTACAGGTATGCAAGTTATAGAGAACATAGATAAATCTAAATACGAAGTTGTACCTATTTTTATAAATAAAGATGGAAAGTGGCTTACAGGTGAAGAATTATTGAAATTTGATAATTTTAAAAATAATAATTTGAAGAATTTAAAAGAAATTGTAGTGACATCTTTATACAATGATAATAAAATATATTCACATCCAGAAAATATAGGATTCTTAGGTAAAAAGTTTGTTGAGGATCTTGATGCAGTATTTATTGCTTTACATGGGACAAATGGAGAAGATGGTACTATACAAGGAGTGTTTGAGCTAATTAATATACCTTACGTAAGTGCAGGGGTAGTAGGATCTGCAGTCGGAATGGATAAAATATTAATGAAAGATGTATTTAAATCACACGGATTACCTATAGTTGGTTATACATGGTTCTTTAGAAAGAAATGGAATGATGATAAAGAAGCTGTAATATCACAAATTGAAGAAAAATTAAATTATCCTGTATTTGTAAAACCAGCTAACTTAGGTTCAAGTGTTGGTATTTCAAAAGCTAAGGATAGAGATGGGTTGATAGAATCTATAGAAGTAGCTATAAGATATGATAGAAAAATTATAGTTGAGCAAAGTATAGAAAATCCTAGAGAAATTAACTGTGCTGTTATGGGATATGATGATGAGGTAAAAGCATCATTATGTGAAGAGCCAATCGGATGGACTGATCTGTTAACATATGAGGATAAATACGTAAATAGTAATTCAAAAGGAACAAAAGGTGGAGGAAGAAACATACCTGCTGATATACCAGAAGATAAAGCTAAGGAAATCCAAGAGACAGCTAAAAAGTCATTCATGTCTATAGACTGTAAAGGAAATGCAAGAATAGACTTTTTAATGGATAAAGATGAGAATATATATGTAAATGAAATTAATACTCAACCGGGATCAATTGCATATTATTTATGGGAGCCTATGGGAATATCATTTACTAAACTTATAGATGAATTAATTGAAATAGCAACAAAAGTTCATAAAGAGAAAAATCAAAATATGTATTCATATGATGTAGATTTATTTAGTAGAGTGCAATTTGGTGGAAGTAAGGCTAAAAAAATATAA
- the tpiA gene encoding triose-phosphate isomerase produces the protein MRKPIIAGNWKMHKTISEAVELVNEVKNKVKDSNVEAIVCVPFTALSEVKKELEGTELKLGAQNMHWEENGAFTGEVSPIMLTEIGVDYVIIGHSERRQYFGETDETVNKKIRSALKYNISPIVCVGETLEQRESGKEKDIVKEQVINGLEEISSSDMENIVIAYEPIWAIGTGKTASDEEANEMIAFIRNTLKEKYGQEVSDKVRIQYGGSVKPSNIKDIMSQSDIDGALVGGASLKSEDFLKLVKFQ, from the coding sequence ATGAGGAAGCCAATTATTGCTGGTAACTGGAAAATGCATAAGACTATTAGTGAAGCAGTTGAATTAGTAAATGAAGTAAAAAATAAGGTTAAAGATTCAAATGTAGAAGCTATAGTTTGTGTACCATTTACTGCATTAAGTGAAGTAAAAAAAGAGCTTGAAGGAACAGAATTAAAATTAGGAGCTCAAAATATGCACTGGGAAGAAAATGGGGCTTTTACAGGAGAAGTATCACCTATCATGTTAACTGAAATAGGAGTAGACTATGTAATAATAGGTCACTCTGAAAGAAGACAGTATTTTGGGGAAACAGATGAAACGGTAAATAAGAAGATAAGGTCAGCATTAAAATATAATATAAGTCCTATAGTATGTGTAGGAGAAACTCTAGAACAGAGAGAGTCAGGGAAAGAAAAGGACATAGTTAAAGAACAAGTAATAAATGGATTGGAAGAAATATCTTCAAGTGATATGGAAAATATCGTTATAGCATATGAACCAATATGGGCTATTGGAACAGGAAAAACAGCGTCAGATGAAGAAGCTAATGAAATGATAGCATTTATAAGAAATACATTAAAAGAAAAATATGGTCAAGAAGTTTCAGATAAAGTTAGAATACAGTATGGTGGAAGTGTAAAGCCTAGTAATATAAAGGATATTATGAGTCAATCAGATATAGATGGAGCTTTAGTAGGAGGAGCAAGTTTAAAAAGTGAAGACTTTTTAAAGCTTGTTAAGTTTCAATAA
- the eno gene encoding phosphopyruvate hydratase, with the protein MSVITDIYAREILDSRGNPTVEVEVWTESGAHGRAAVPSGASTGAFEAVELRDGENDRYLGKGVTKAVENVNDIIAPKLIGMDVLDQVLLDKTMIELDGTENKGKLGANAILGVSMAAAKAGADLLGLPLYQYLGGVNGKSLPVPMMNILNGGEHADNNVDIQEFMVMPVGASSFSQALRMGAEVFHSLKKVLKSKGLNTAVGDEGGFAPNLKSNEEALATIVEAIRQAGYEEGKDILLALDIAATELYDKESKVYKLEGEGKELTSKEFVEFYSELVEKYPIISIEDGLDEEDWEGWKLLTEAIGDKVQLVGDDLFVTNTKRLEKGIKEGVANSILIKLNQIGTITETLDAIEMAKRAGYTAVISHRSGETEDATIADLAVAVNAGQIKTGAPSRTDRVAKYNQLLRIEDVLGESSQYNGLKVFYNVNR; encoded by the coding sequence ATGTCAGTAATTACAGATATATATGCTAGAGAAATTCTTGATTCAAGAGGTAATCCAACAGTAGAAGTAGAAGTATGGACAGAAAGTGGAGCTCATGGTAGAGCTGCTGTACCTTCAGGAGCTTCAACAGGAGCTTTTGAGGCAGTTGAATTAAGAGATGGAGAGAATGATAGATACTTAGGTAAAGGTGTAACAAAAGCTGTAGAAAATGTAAATGATATAATAGCACCAAAGCTTATAGGAATGGATGTATTGGATCAAGTTCTTTTAGATAAAACTATGATAGAATTAGATGGAACTGAAAATAAAGGAAAATTAGGGGCTAATGCAATACTTGGAGTTTCAATGGCTGCTGCTAAAGCAGGTGCTGATTTATTAGGTCTTCCATTATATCAATATTTAGGAGGAGTTAATGGTAAGTCTTTACCAGTTCCTATGATGAATATATTAAATGGTGGAGAGCATGCTGATAATAATGTAGACATTCAAGAATTTATGGTTATGCCTGTAGGAGCTTCAAGCTTTAGCCAAGCTTTAAGAATGGGAGCAGAGGTATTCCATAGTCTTAAAAAAGTGTTAAAATCTAAGGGATTAAATACTGCTGTAGGTGATGAAGGAGGATTTGCTCCAAACTTAAAATCTAATGAAGAAGCATTAGCAACAATAGTTGAAGCTATAAGACAAGCTGGATATGAAGAAGGAAAAGATATATTATTAGCATTAGACATAGCGGCTACAGAACTATATGATAAGGAATCAAAAGTTTATAAGCTTGAAGGAGAAGGTAAAGAATTAACTTCTAAAGAATTTGTAGAATTTTATAGTGAATTAGTAGAAAAATATCCTATAATCTCAATAGAAGATGGTTTAGATGAGGAAGATTGGGAAGGATGGAAGTTATTAACTGAAGCTATAGGAGATAAAGTACAATTAGTAGGAGACGATTTATTCGTTACAAATACAAAACGCCTAGAAAAAGGTATAAAAGAAGGCGTAGCTAACTCTATACTTATTAAGTTAAATCAAATAGGAACTATAACTGAAACTTTAGATGCTATAGAAATGGCTAAAAGAGCAGGATATACTGCTGTAATATCTCATAGATCAGGAGAAACTGAAGACGCTACAATAGCTGATTTAGCAGTTGCAGTAAATGCGGGTCAAATAAAAACAGGAGCACCTTCAAGAACAGATAGAGTTGCTAAATATAATCAATTATTAAGAATAGAGGACGTATTAGGAGAATCTAGTCAATATAATGGATTAAAAGTTTTCTACAATGTAAATAGATAA
- the smpB gene encoding SsrA-binding protein SmpB, translated as MSKVKGKILASNRKARHDFFIEDTMETGIVLTGTEVKSMRQGRLNLKDSYAMVENGEVFIHNMHISPYEQGNIYNVDPLRKRKLLLNKSEIRKLIGYITQKGYSLIPLSAYLKNGKVKIELSLAKGKKLYDKRQDIAKKDAERRIRRHLSEKY; from the coding sequence ATGAGCAAGGTTAAAGGAAAAATATTAGCATCAAATAGAAAAGCAAGACATGACTTTTTCATAGAAGATACTATGGAAACAGGGATAGTATTAACTGGAACTGAGGTTAAGTCTATGAGACAAGGTAGACTTAATTTAAAGGATAGTTATGCTATGGTTGAAAATGGAGAGGTGTTTATTCATAACATGCATATAAGCCCTTATGAACAAGGGAATATATATAATGTTGACCCTCTAAGAAAAAGAAAATTATTATTAAATAAAAGTGAAATAAGAAAACTTATAGGGTATATAACCCAAAAAGGATATTCTTTGATACCATTAAGTGCTTATCTTAAAAATGGAAAAGTAAAGATAGAACTCTCTTTAGCTAAAGGTAAAAAGCTATATGATAAGAGACAAGATATCGCTAAGAAGGATGCTGAGAGAAGAATTAGAAGACATCTTAGTGAAAAATATTAA
- a CDS encoding alpha/beta fold hydrolase, producing MKVNIDGVEINYICEGEGKNVLLLHGWAANIGTMLPIHNHLKDKFKVYTLDFPGCGESEEPKDVWGVYEYADMVKKFIDIMGMDEVILIGHSHGGRVSIVLSTQYPDMVKQMILIDSAGIIPKRTLKYYFKIYTFKTLRKIYNLAFFWIDKEKRLEKFYKKFGSTDYQQASGVMRKILVKVVNANLRPLLKDIKTPTLLVWGREDNDTPVYMGEIMEKEIKGSGLVVLENAGHYSYLDQFNRFKLILDSFLTDDKNN from the coding sequence ATGAAGGTCAATATAGATGGAGTTGAAATAAATTATATATGTGAAGGGGAAGGAAAAAACGTTTTGCTACTTCACGGTTGGGCAGCAAATATAGGCACTATGCTACCTATACACAATCACCTAAAAGACAAATTCAAGGTATATACTCTTGACTTTCCAGGATGTGGAGAAAGCGAGGAGCCTAAGGATGTTTGGGGTGTATATGAGTATGCTGACATGGTTAAGAAATTCATAGATATAATGGGTATGGATGAAGTAATATTAATAGGTCATTCACATGGAGGAAGAGTATCAATAGTATTAAGTACTCAGTATCCAGACATGGTTAAGCAAATGATACTTATAGATAGTGCTGGGATAATACCAAAAAGAACATTAAAATATTATTTTAAAATATACACATTTAAAACTCTTAGAAAAATATACAATTTAGCATTTTTTTGGATAGACAAAGAAAAAAGATTGGAAAAGTTTTATAAAAAATTTGGTTCGACAGACTATCAACAAGCATCAGGTGTAATGAGAAAGATACTTGTTAAAGTGGTAAATGCAAATTTAAGACCATTATTAAAAGATATTAAAACTCCTACTTTGTTAGTATGGGGTAGAGAAGATAATGATACTCCAGTATATATGGGAGAAATAATGGAAAAAGAAATAAAAGGTAGTGGTTTAGTAGTGTTAGAAAATGCTGGACATTACTCGTATTTGGATCAATTTAATAGATTTAAATTAATACTAGATAGTTTTTTAACTGATGACAAGAATAATTAA
- a CDS encoding UDP-N-acetylmuramoyl-tripeptide--D-alanyl-D-alanine ligase — translation MNSIFIPVVIASIVVWGIAFYFRSRFLLHMMQLEGYKNKNFLNWINEFKHRAFYSKLNLTTFLALILIILALVTKNGKLVGVSALSWCAFIMLGIKFKKEKVKKDLVYTERAKRLMTTNIIVNIVLIIIAIIILVLTVENTYFLYLSALLFITVTYYLQPYVLYLSNVIVAPIEKGINQKFFDMAHDKVRSFDKLKIVGITGSYGKTSTKFLTSTILEEKYNVLKTPESYNTPMGVSKVINNDLNKEHEVFVVEMGARNIGDIREMAELAGPKIGIITSIGPTHLETFVNIENIMKTKYELIEELPADGIAIFNYDNKYIKKLADKTFKEKILYGMEDIENLDLYATDIEVSETGSTFKLGDKEGNSIICSTQLLGKHNIANLLAGAAVARALGLTFEEIASGISKVEAVPHRLQLINPGTGVIIIDNAFNSNPISSKAALEVLGQFKEGRKIIITPGMVELGDEEAEANKEFGRNIAKTCDFAILVGKNRTKPIQDGINEMGFSKENLFVVASLDEATKALQSIVRAKDVVLFENDLPDNYNE, via the coding sequence ATGAATTCAATCTTTATACCTGTAGTAATTGCTTCTATAGTAGTATGGGGTATAGCTTTTTATTTTAGAAGCAGATTTTTGCTACATATGATGCAGTTGGAAGGATATAAGAATAAGAATTTCTTAAATTGGATAAATGAATTTAAACACAGAGCATTCTATTCAAAATTAAATCTAACAACATTTCTAGCACTTATACTAATAATATTAGCTTTAGTTACTAAAAATGGTAAGCTAGTTGGTGTAAGTGCATTGTCATGGTGTGCTTTTATAATGTTAGGTATAAAGTTTAAAAAGGAAAAAGTGAAAAAAGATTTAGTATATACAGAAAGAGCTAAAAGACTTATGACCACTAATATAATAGTGAACATAGTGCTAATAATAATCGCAATAATCATACTTGTTTTAACTGTAGAAAATACTTATTTCTTATATTTATCTGCTCTTTTATTTATTACTGTTACTTATTATCTTCAACCTTACGTTTTATATTTATCTAATGTAATTGTAGCGCCTATTGAAAAAGGAATTAATCAGAAATTTTTTGATATGGCACATGATAAGGTTAGAAGTTTTGATAAATTAAAAATAGTTGGTATCACAGGTAGTTACGGGAAAACAAGTACCAAATTTTTAACTTCTACAATATTAGAGGAAAAGTACAATGTTTTAAAGACTCCAGAAAGTTATAATACTCCAATGGGAGTTAGTAAAGTAATAAACAATGACTTGAATAAAGAACATGAAGTATTTGTTGTAGAAATGGGAGCTAGAAATATTGGGGATATAAGAGAGATGGCAGAACTAGCGGGACCTAAAATTGGAATAATTACTTCTATAGGGCCTACGCATTTAGAAACGTTTGTAAACATAGAAAATATAATGAAAACTAAATATGAACTAATAGAAGAGCTTCCAGCTGATGGTATTGCAATATTCAATTATGATAACAAGTATATAAAGAAACTTGCAGATAAAACTTTTAAAGAAAAAATACTGTATGGAATGGAAGATATAGAAAATCTTGATTTGTACGCGACTGATATAGAGGTTTCTGAAACAGGATCAACATTTAAACTAGGTGATAAAGAAGGAAACTCTATAATTTGTTCTACTCAGCTTTTAGGAAAACATAATATAGCTAACTTACTAGCTGGTGCAGCTGTAGCAAGAGCATTAGGTCTTACTTTTGAAGAAATAGCTTCTGGTATTAGTAAAGTAGAAGCAGTACCACATAGATTACAACTTATAAACCCTGGTACAGGAGTAATAATTATTGATAATGCTTTCAATTCAAACCCAATAAGTTCTAAAGCTGCATTAGAAGTTTTAGGACAATTTAAAGAAGGAAGAAAGATAATAATAACTCCTGGTATGGTGGAGCTTGGAGATGAAGAGGCAGAAGCAAATAAGGAGTTTGGAAGAAATATTGCTAAAACCTGTGATTTTGCTATATTAGTAGGAAAAAATAGAACAAAACCTATACAAGATGGAATCAATGAAATGGGATTTTCAAAAGAAAATCTGTTTGTAGTAGCTAGTCTAGATGAAGCTACTAAAGCTCTTCAAAGTATTGTGAGAGCGAAAGATGTAGTATTATTTGAAAATGACTTACCTGATAATTATAATGAATAG
- the rnr gene encoding ribonuclease R, whose amino-acid sequence MNIKHKIVEFMREQAYKPMLKEELARFFEIEKNQYKDFYKILDEMEKEGLVVQTRQSTYGVPERMNLVVGTIQAHHRGYGFLIPDDKELSDVFISAQDLNGALHGDKVIARVNLKSEDSRSQEGEIIRILERANKTIVGVFENSKNFGFVIPTNTRITMDVFIPKADFNGAKTNQIVEIEITKWPEKRRNPEGRVINILGYKDDAGTDILAIIKKFNLPEEFPEDVIEEAEAIDEEIPEKEIARRVDLRDKTIFTIDGADAKDFDDAVSIEKLDNGNYELGVHIADVTHYVRQNRPLDKEALKRGTSVYLVDRVIPMLPEKLSNGVCSLNPKVPRLTLSIFMEINDKGKVLGHKVVESIIESKERLVYDDISDILENKDETLTKKYQHILKELEMMEELCKILIKKREERGSIEFDFPESKIILDEKGKPIEISEYDRRIANRIIEEFMLISNETIAEYMYWSEIPFLYRVHEDPDEERINEFSKFIHNFGYSLKGSQEIHPKELQALLKKIEGKKEEAVINTLMLRSLKKAIYSSESQSHFGLATKYYCHFTSPIRRYPDLQIHRIIKDFINGRITEKDIEKLKAHLPEVASQSSRRERLADEAERETDDLKKVEFMEDKIGEEYEGVVSGAIPSGFFVELDNTIEGFVHISTLTDDYYHYDDQIYGFVGERSKNSYKIGDTVRIKVAKVSLANRRIDFSLAKNEEIEDEEE is encoded by the coding sequence ATGAATATAAAACATAAGATCGTTGAATTCATGAGAGAACAAGCTTATAAACCTATGTTAAAAGAAGAGTTAGCTCGTTTTTTTGAAATAGAAAAAAATCAATATAAAGACTTTTATAAAATATTAGATGAAATGGAAAAGGAAGGATTAGTAGTTCAAACAAGACAAAGTACTTATGGAGTACCTGAAAGAATGAACTTGGTAGTTGGTACTATTCAAGCACATCACAGGGGATATGGTTTTTTAATTCCAGATGATAAAGAACTAAGTGATGTTTTTATTTCGGCTCAAGATTTAAATGGAGCTTTGCATGGAGATAAAGTAATAGCTAGAGTAAATTTAAAAAGTGAAGATTCAAGAAGTCAAGAAGGAGAAATAATAAGAATATTAGAAAGAGCTAACAAAACAATTGTAGGAGTTTTTGAAAATAGTAAAAATTTTGGATTTGTTATACCTACAAATACTAGAATAACTATGGATGTCTTTATACCAAAGGCAGACTTTAATGGTGCTAAAACTAATCAAATAGTAGAGATAGAGATAACAAAATGGCCAGAAAAAAGACGTAATCCAGAAGGAAGAGTTATTAATATATTAGGCTATAAAGATGATGCTGGAACGGATATACTTGCTATTATTAAGAAATTTAACTTACCTGAAGAGTTTCCTGAAGATGTAATTGAAGAAGCAGAAGCAATAGATGAAGAAATACCAGAAAAAGAAATAGCAAGAAGAGTGGACTTAAGAGACAAAACTATATTTACGATAGATGGAGCAGATGCCAAAGACTTTGATGATGCTGTTTCAATAGAAAAACTTGATAACGGAAATTACGAACTAGGAGTTCATATAGCAGATGTAACTCATTATGTAAGACAGAATAGACCTTTAGATAAAGAAGCATTAAAAAGGGGAACAAGTGTATACCTTGTAGATAGGGTAATACCTATGTTACCTGAAAAATTGTCAAATGGAGTATGTAGTTTGAATCCTAAAGTACCTAGACTTACTCTTAGTATATTTATGGAGATAAATGATAAGGGAAAGGTATTAGGACATAAAGTAGTGGAATCAATCATTGAAAGTAAAGAAAGACTAGTATACGATGATATATCAGACATACTAGAGAATAAAGATGAAACTTTAACTAAAAAGTATCAACATATACTAAAAGAGTTAGAAATGATGGAAGAACTTTGTAAGATACTTATCAAGAAAAGAGAAGAAAGAGGAAGCATAGAGTTTGATTTTCCTGAATCTAAGATAATTTTAGACGAAAAAGGAAAGCCAATAGAGATTTCTGAATATGATAGAAGAATAGCTAATAGAATAATAGAAGAATTCATGTTAATAAGTAATGAGACTATAGCAGAATATATGTATTGGTCAGAAATTCCTTTTCTATATAGAGTGCATGAAGATCCAGATGAAGAAAGAATAAATGAGTTCAGTAAATTTATTCATAACTTTGGATACAGCTTAAAAGGATCTCAAGAGATACATCCAAAAGAACTTCAAGCTCTACTTAAAAAAATAGAAGGTAAAAAAGAAGAGGCAGTAATAAATACATTAATGCTTAGATCATTAAAAAAAGCTATATATAGTTCAGAAAGTCAAAGTCACTTTGGATTAGCTACAAAATATTATTGTCACTTTACGTCACCTATAAGAAGATATCCAGATTTACAAATTCACAGGATAATAAAGGATTTCATAAATGGCAGAATAACAGAAAAAGATATAGAAAAATTAAAAGCACATCTACCAGAGGTTGCAAGTCAATCATCTAGAAGAGAAAGATTGGCAGATGAAGCAGAAAGAGAAACAGATGATTTAAAGAAAGTAGAGTTTATGGAAGATAAAATAGGTGAAGAATATGAAGGAGTAGTGTCAGGGGCTATACCGTCTGGATTCTTTGTAGAACTTGACAATACTATAGAAGGATTTGTGCATATAAGTACTCTTACAGATGACTATTATCATTATGATGACCAAATATATGGATTTGTAGGTGAAAGAAGTAAGAATTCATATAAAATAGGAGATACGGTTAGAATTAAAGTGGCTAAAGTAAGTTTAGCAAATAGACGAATAGATTTTTCGTTAGCAAAGAACGAAGAAATAGAAGATGAAGAAGAATAA